A DNA window from Schistocerca gregaria isolate iqSchGreg1 chromosome 2, iqSchGreg1.2, whole genome shotgun sequence contains the following coding sequences:
- the LOC126335128 gene encoding uncharacterized protein LOC126335128, whose translation MLRQALAILLIAAAASASYPKRTVLFQDPAAWTGEHKCCMGVFNTPHRYLGAYKVTALYFSSHVRNYATLEIGPEQQDIRITMSEYPHGGDSWRTVATGNYSGVAEPTQLLRIPITYETDPNASYLFEIRYLGSLTYPSYGDIDVSAGPYNGTHNMFILGIDYENP comes from the exons ATGCTGAGACAGGCTTTAGCTATCCTGCTGATCGCAGCTGCCGCCAGTG CCTCATATCCGAAGAGGACAGTGCTGTTCCAAGACCCTGCTGCCTGGACCGGAGAACATAAGTGCTGCATGGGTGTCTTCAACACGCCCCACCGCTACCTCGGAGCGTACAAGGTGACGGCCCTGTACTTCAGCAGCCACGTGCGCAACTACGCGACGCTGGAGATCGGCCCTGAGCAGCAGGACATCAGGATCACCATGAGCGAGTATCCCCATGGCGGGGACTCCTGGAGGACAGTGGCCACCGGCAACTACTCGGGAGTTGCTGAGCCGACGCAGCTGCTGAGGATCCCCATCACCTACGAGACCGACCCCAATGCCTCCTACCTGTTCGAAATTCGGTACCTTGGATCCCTCACCTACCCCAGCTACGGTGACATCGATGTGTCTGCGGGACCCTACAATGGTACGCACAACATGTTCATACTTGGTATTGACTACGAGAACCCCTGA